A segment of the Salminus brasiliensis chromosome 1, fSalBra1.hap2, whole genome shotgun sequence genome:
AGTTTAAAGGCAAATTGTAGTTTCCCCCCTCCATCTGACAGGCCatcttgagttttttttttccttagcAACCCTTCAGCACTTCACAAGCTTTGAATAATTTAGCCTGTTTTACTCGTTAAATCGTCCTCTTcaattaaatatgaaaatattcaTCTTTTTTTCAAAACCGGATCAGAAAGAGTCTGATTTTTGTATGTATCAAATATTTCACACAATCAAATGATAAAGCATCGTTAGATTTCTTAAGGATAATTATAGCAACTCATGAAATGGTCTGAAGCACTGGTCCCATTATCGGTTTCTGCCAAGTCTAGATCATTATCGTAGCATACAGTGTGACGGCCAGAGGGCACTTCACGGTCTGCAAGGCCTTGAAATAAAATATCTAGGCTCATTTAAGTCTGTCCTGGGATACACAGCAGAATAATGAGCAGTAAAAACGAGTGGCTGTGTAATTATAGAAGTAATCATGCAGTTACAATCAAGACATCGTTATCTcaaaatagtaactttacagTTTACACTTTCAATGCAAGTCAGTGTAATAAGAtaagagtcattttggagcatttctattggtccatttatcattaaatttgaacacaatgtaaagaataacatataacattcacattatgtcaacgagtgaaaaactgtaaaaattacaaaaaaatacaattaaattaaTATGAGCACCTAATTCAGAATGTTCCATTATAGGAGCAGAGGTGGTAGGGtaaactcttaaaaaaaggttcttcaattaTTCTTCACTAAAGACAATTTTATGAACCATTTGGATGATTAAATGATCCTATGTCTGGTTAAAGGCTTCTTTGGATtgatcaaaaacacatttttagatGGTTTTGGGGAAACacattttgtagatggttctatactACAGCCTATTAGAACATGATTCTAGACAGCACCTAAAATGTTAAAGGTTAAAGCTTAAGCCCATACTTGAGTTTAATCTATTTTAATTGTGTAGCGCTTGTACAACTGATGTTGTTGCAAAGCAGCATCATGGAAATCCAGTAATGAAACAAAAGACAGGCAGCACATAAAACCACAGTGAGCGATTCAAAGACGAGAGTGGTAAAAGCCTCTTTcaaaagctggaggaagaaactttgggagAAACCAAAAAGGgccccatcctcctctggtaaaaaaaaacacttctaaATTATTGATAATTCACTGTAGCACAACATACAAGTGTTAaggaaaaataattattaatttggtgaaacaaaaaaaaatcgtGCCAAAATAAAACCCAATTCAAACAGATCCTGTAAAGTGGCAACTCAATGTACTGAGTAACTCATAGAATTACAGTAGAGCTTCtcagctaaaataaaaaaaataagcattGAAAGTCAATTAAACTAAACATAAGGAATTATTAACTAATGTTAATGATTTAAATGTTAATGAATTAAATGTATCATCATTTGAAAATACTCAGGAAAGTGCAGATCCCTCCAGGTTGTACTTGCATACATgtatctgagtaaatgtaacatccATAGTCTCAGCAACAGCACAAGATGTAACCATCTAAACACGTGTGGCGTTCGTAAGGCACACGTGGTGATGGGCGGGAATTCAGGCACATCCCACCTGGTTGGAGCCAGGTAACGTCTGTCTCAGTGGGAGTGGATTGAATTAAGAAGGCTGACTAAGATAGAATATCATGCCTCATCCAAGAGGTGCGCAGAGGCACGCAATGGCGCAGCTCGCTGATGTGTGGCCTCTGACTTTCAGGCCTATGTGGCATTGACAGTAAGTTATTTAAACTGTTATTTAAGTGTTTCATGTTTCATTACCCAGACTAAGAGTCAAGCACTGAAGGCAAATACTTCCCTAAATACCCAGTCTAATAATGAAGTCACCTTTCTTAGCAAGACACAAGGTCTCTCTATCATTTTTGCCACATGTTTACCCCATTGTTAAGTTGGTTTAGTTATATGTGCTGGTAtatattcaaatgtaattacTAGAGATagaaaattcaggtccagaaagtaataatataaaatatatttaaatgtattaaatttatatatatatataaatatatgttgaGTTACAGTTACATTGCACAGGTTTAAacttcactttttaaaaatattgcttCTCTTCTACTTGTAAACACAAATGTGGTTTCCACAGAAGGTCTACACTCTCCACAGAATTTCCCTGCTGTTTCAAGGAGCCACAAAAGAAAAATGATTCATATTGAATAACAGTGATTTTGTTATCATTATCAATAACTGTGACAAATGTAACTAACTGTAAAAATGGTGCTTGTGAGCAAGTGGGTTGCCGTAATTTGTACTTCAGTTTGTTGAACGTCTATTGTAagttaacaaaacacaacagaaaacacTTCTTCTGTTAACTTACTACTAGAAGCTTACATTTAACCAGGGAGGGTTAACAAACTTGGGTCAGCCCTTTAACCTTTCAATTGTTTTTTCTTGTTCGCACACAGGTCCAGCTGTTCAGCGCCAGGTACAGAATGGGCCCACCACAGATGAACTGGAGGCACAAAGAAGGTAAGCTCTTGCCTAAAAGATCATTGTGACTGCAGTGGAATCATTGTAATTAGCATGAGGATGTCCACATTTGCGCCTACAAAAAGCACTATAGCATAAACTTTCCAGTAGAGAGCAGTTAGCAGTGGACAGTAGTGTTGGGAAAGATAAATCAAAAACTGTAATAGTCCTCAGGAGGAGTGGCTGtttgtatatgtattatttttgatTCCCACTGATAATCGTGATATAATATCAGTGATAATAATAGTCATTAGCAGGAGGTAACAATGGCATGTGAATTTGAATGTAGTGTCTCTTGAATGGAGTGCAGTAGACTGAGTGCAGGAGATGAGAATGAGGAGTTAGGCTGAGGTAATATTTTAGTCAGAATCTGTAAGGGACTATCAGGCTATTCAATAGTCTAAGCGCCTGTGGGATATAACTGTTCATTAGTCTGGAAGACTGGAGGCCCAAATGCTCCATAGTCTCTCCAGAGTGGTCGTGTAGTAGGAGAGATCTCCTCAAGGATTTGCTGCCAGAAAATACTGTGTCCATGAATGTTTAATGTAATGTGTTTCTATGCGTCTATACTATACTGTatagccaaaagtttgtagacaccttctCATCAACGTTTCTTCTTTCTCaaatcaagtttttttttttaaaccaaggACATACATAAGGAATTTTCCCTTTTTGCTGCAGTACAGCTACAGCTTTTGCCATGAGGATTAGATTGCATCCCGTCTTCAAGCATTAAGTAAGGCCAGGAACGGATGTTGattgattagttctggatctcAAACCCCACTCTATCTCGGCCCATTATCCATCACACGAGAGAGTCACATAATCACAACCCAGAGCTGGGGGAGTTTATATCCCTCGAACCTCTCTGTAGCATTCCTCTTTATATGcttacagaaagaaaaaaaacgatTTATGCTTAGCCATGGTATTTCGGTATCTCCACTGTCTGACTTCATGAGAATAAAGGAAAATAGGATGGCACCAGGCCTGGAAAGTCAGTGGGAAAATGCTGCTGCCCCTTGTGGTAAAAAGATGGAAAAACTAAAGTGTGGCCTGTCTCTACAGTAACCAGACTGCTTGCTCAGCTATTCCTCAGCAGTGCATGGCTGGAAAATTCCACGacaatctgtctctctctttcttttgctcTCAGATATGGGTGAATGTCTGTCCTCAATGGGGCTTTAGACAGATTGATTGCATGGACACTGATTTGTGTGCAATGCCTTTGCTAATGTATATAAGTGCTCATGACACAGCAGCCACATTACAAAAGCTAGGCTGCAGCCAAGCAAGGTGGGTCCTTGGTAGCTCTGACCTGTGCAGTCTCCCAGATGatgcactatatgttcaaaggtttgtggacaccccttctaataactGCATTCAACTGTGTTatgttgcaccaattgctgccacagatgttcagatgcacacacaatacttttgggatgagttgaggagttgaggatgaggagaGGTGGATGCTTAATCAACATTCTGACACCACTAACGTTCTTGTCATTAAATGTGATCACCtcctcccagcaatgctcccatcagatatctagtagaaagctacaaagacagtttctccaactaAAGAAAATGCTTTTTTGATGCCCtcgacttaaaaaaaaatcataacatgaacctggtgtcccaatacttttgtccatatagtaaatTTCATCACAGAAATATAACAATCTAAAGGCAGCCTTGTCACATCATCAGAAAAGAGTTGCACAGCAAAACCTGATTGCGAAAGAGGAGACATCGGATTCACAATTAGAGACATTATTAAGCCAATTAGCAATATACAGTTTGTCCAATTGATTGACTGGTTGATTGATTTCCCCCTCCCACACACTTGTCTTACCAATTTAATCACAACCAATTCACACCTGCTAGTTATGTCATCATGCAATGCAGGCTGTGCAGTTGATTactgcatacacacaaatacatatacACTATGTAAACATCTAGACACTAAAATACCATAGAATACATTTACATGAATATTTAAGGTGTTTTTTGatgtataaacagtaaatatatGGCTTTGACTGGTGGGAGTTTACAGGCCTATTTATTTCACACATTGGATTTCCTCTTATGGTGGACTCTTCAAAAAGCTCTGCTTTTAATGGTTGGTAAATTTCACTGTGACAGCCCACAAGAActtagcatagcctagcctagagTTTAGAGTTTAGGGCCCAAAAACTCCAGCCCGACCCTACTCCAGCCCTTGCCCGTTCTGTCCGAGCTCGACCCGTCCTGACCCATTAACTGTCATTATGAACCCGAGCCCGTAAAGACTGTTAAAACTGTCTTTTTAAACTACAATTCCGAGTTGTTTAAATGTGCAAAATCTGTTCAAAATGATGTTAATGAACAGTGCAACACGGAAGAAGCAGAGACCTGTTAATAAAACTGTTTATTAGGAATGGGAACCATGATCCACAGGCCAAATAGGCTGTGATGTCTGAATGACTTTCCTCTATTTGAATATAATTTAACAAGGTTTAAGAATATAAAATACTTTCtgaacaaattaatatttttataataagcgTTTAGCCTTTAACACGCAAACAGCAGTAATGCTAtgcaaatgataaaaaaaaaaaaaaattatgaacgAGGCAACATTTAGCAGGCTAAAGGATTTCAGCTTTTTAATGATCAATGTGTGAGttattactatattatgattatcACGCCATagctttccaaaaaaaaaaatcataaaaaaacgTAGCCCTATGTCACAAACCATTTTCTTGATCCCAAACCGACAGGGCCTGAGGAAAGTGGTGGGAAATCTCGGCTCGACTCAGCCCGAGTTCGGGTCAAACATCAGTGATGTAGCTGTCCCCTTTGTTTCTAGGCAGCGTATTGTGTGGTTAACTAGCTAAAGATATTGTTGGGTCTaatagggttagcttttagcctatcaCTCAATCACATTAGCTGCTTCCTTGCATCAGACtgcccacacacagcttgtcaaatCTTCATAGAAAACcatagccaatagaatagattTTCTGGAACAGACACACAAggtcatgcctaatgccaagtatAATACCCCTTTATAATACTATAGGGTTATTTGCTAGCATGGACCACGCCCTGGAAGACTGAGATGGAGAGGCACACGCAGACCCCACCCTTAGTtagtgatccagaactaatcatctaacatcagaacctgacctcactaatgctcttgtagctgaaatccttgcagcaatgttccaacatctagtgtagaGCAgaggctgctgctgcagcaaaaggggacacaaacaaacaacaagtcCACCATAAGAGGAAAtccaggggcagtggtggctcagcggttagagcgccgggatatcgataacagggttgtgggttcgattcccgggctcggcaagctgccactgttgggcccttgagcaaggccctttaccctctctgctccccgggcgctggagttggctgcccaccgctctgggtgtgtactcactgcccctaacacgtgtgagtgtgtgttcactaccagatgggttaaatgcggaggacacatttcgctgtacagtccacactgtacagtgacgaatacatgcacctttttatccttttttttttaaacaccatAACAGGTAAAAATAAAGAAGCAAAAGCAGCAACTAGTTGTGTGCGCAGATAGCAGTAAAGTGTTCTTGACAGCACAAGGAGGTACTAACTGTTACTCAGCACTACCAATAATCTTAAGCATCGTTCTCCTGTGAGCTGGGCTGAGAACATTCACAGTACTGCTGCTGATTGTGTGACAGTAATGGCTTGGTAATGATCTGCTTGTGTACAGTAAATTATATGGCCTGCTCTTTGAAtgtgttttgtgtatgtgtgcacttTGCAGGCAAATGGAgatgcagcagcaacagcagcaacaacagcagcagcaacaaatGCAGGCGCATATTGAGAGAGAGCGGCGATCGTCCAACTCAGGTAGGAGAGGGAGCAAATGTGCTTTGTTGGTTTTTTTGGTAGCTTCAGTTTGCACTCCTAGATACCATATATATTCAAATACAATAACAGAGTGCTCAATTCTCCTCATCCTTATGTCATCCTTTTGTGCAGtacaattagaaaaaaaatatatatatatcatatgtgtgtgtgtgtgtgtgtgtgtgtgggatagATAGCATTATCTATTATTATGTCATTAATAGCACATTGTATAGGTTTTTCATTTAGCAAGTGTCATGTTTCCCGGCAGGTTCCCCGTTTCAGGGACACCCCGCTGTGCTTTCTGTGGCACCTCCAAATGTAGCGCCACCTCCCATGTCAATGGGAGGACCTTGCCCACCTCCTCCACCGCCGCCTGCACCTCCTGGACCTCCTGGACCTCCTGGGCCTCCACCTCCTTCAGCAggagctcctcctccacctccaccccccctccctgTGGTCGGAGGTGGTTACGGGGGCCACGGGATGCACCATGAGGAAGCACAAGCACCAACCGGCCTTGCTGCCATGATCGCCGGAGCCAAACTGCGCCGAGTGCAAAGGGTCAGTTTGATATTAGCACCAAGATATTTTTAAGGACCAATTCCTGTGCATGTTTAGGATGAAAATAATGGTCTGGTAATACAACAAGGTTAAACCCACACAATCATTACCAATTGACCCTTACAATACAAGACAAATGAAGAATACTGGCCCTTTAAAGATTACTTTCTTATGTACCACCACGTCTACCATTCTAACATTTGGTGTACACAGTAAGCTCAGTGTCAAAAATCCAGATCTTCAGTGGTCTCTAATTAGGCCAGAAGCTCGCTTGTTGTGAAACAATGTTCTAATTTAAGATGTCTAAAGATGGAGCTTGGAGCAGATGTCAGGAGTAGGAGCTTAAATGAGCTGCAGTTTTCTCAGGCCTGCTTGCATGCAGCACAAAGTACTGTGGCCTCTTTTCTGACTGGCCCATGTGTCCACAGCCTGAGGACAGTTCAGCATCTGGAGCCAAAAATGATGCCAACCGGTCGAGTGGAGGGAGCGGTGGTCTGATGGAGGAGATGAATGCCCTGCTGGCACGAAGGTCAGCACATGCTAGAGTTTTTAAGAAcaacaagacaacaaaaagCAATTAAGTGTTGTGTATGAATCTGAACTTTTGTGCAGTAGTGTAGAATCATCAGTAATGACCTACGGTTTAATAACATAAGACCTTTGCTCTCTTATTGCTAGACGGAAAGCTGCAAGCCAGTCTGAAGACAAGAAAGATGGAGACAGCCAAAATGTAAGTTCTGAAAAGATACTGAAAACTTTATTTGATCTGTTTGTTCTTGTTTTGTATTACAACATTACTGGTCATACCTTGTATCTCTGAAATTATAACGTTTATGTTTCTGAACTTGTTGCACATTCATTTACAGGTCATTTTGTGCCATTGTAATTGGTcttttcatcatgaaatgtaaaaGAGCAGCTGCCGACTTgatgaaaaaaacaataacaaccgTGTGATGTTTTGATACgataatgaaaaataatttaGCTTTTTACATATGAAAATGTTCACGTTTCAACACAAGTTTAATTCTGTACATGACAGGAATCGTTTTAAAGACTATACTGTACTATGTATTTCAGGATGATCCAAATTCCTCCTCTCCCATGTCTAGAGGACAGAACGCCTCAGGTAAACAGCTCCCCAACACATTCTACATATTATGGACCAGTCCGTTTTTGATCAGTGTACAGCCAGATGATAATAGTATTCACACTTGTTTATTCATTCCTAAATACAGTAATATAAATACAGTTCATCTCAAATAATTCATTGAATTTGCCAAATAACAGGGCATAGCACGTGAGACTTTCTCAACTTAAGAGGTACATGCAGGTTGTAATCTGCTGTTTTTATGCTCTCCTGTAGATGGTGCAAAGAAGCCGTGGGATCGAGCCAACTCTGCAGAGAGATCATCGCTGGTATCTAGGTAAGAgagtttttaaaaacattttataaaagaaatgactagctTACAGTTATCATTTAATGTCATCaactcttttccttttttcaatATTAGCCATTACTGCACTAAAACGATTAACAAAATACTGGAGTTCAATGATTCAAATTCTTATGCAccttaataatattaattgtaTACTAATATTCAGCAGTGTGAAGCACATCTGTTTACATTAAGAGAAAAACtgttccagtttttttttaaagaaaataagcTGACAGTCCTTGAgtttaaatgtgtgtgcatgtttgtctGTTTAGGGTTCGACCCGTGGGGAGTGGTAGTGACACAGACGCCTTAGACTTTGACAGAATGAAACAGGTAACAGTTAAACCTCGTTAAACTGATCCATTGTATTGTTGTCTGCTGTTTTTCTTAACAGTTTCTGTTAACTAATTAATCTGAATGAATGATTAGGAAATCTTGGAAGAAGTTGTTCGTGAATTGCACAAGGTGAAGGATGAAATCATTGATGGTAGGTTCAGTTtatgaataatttattattgtAAATTACATCCAGACAACCACACAGTCCAAAATGAAACCAAAGCCTAATGAACTGAAATAATGAGAAGTACATGACATGTCACTTTGTAATCATGAAAGTGATCATTTGTGACCCCACTTTATGCAAAACGAACCATGAATCACATTACATGACCCTTTAATATGTCTCTATTCTCTCTTTCAGCCATTAGACATGAACTTAGTAGAATTAGCACGACATAATCTCCCAGACCCGTGCGACCCATCTTTTATGAGACCCAAACCCCTGGCAGAACCTGCTGTAGCTGAAGAAGGGAAGACGCCCAGCAACGATACCACCATGTTAAAGCAAATGGATCATTTTGCTCTAACATGAAGGGTACATGTGCTTTCCCTCAGAAATACAAATGGATGGAGGACACTTGCACTGATCTGTGTTTTTTGGGTTTAAATTAATATTTGGTGACTGTCTTTTCAGAGTCTTTAGAGAAATTTGTTTTTATGGttgttttcattattattattattattattattattattattagtggtggtggtagtggtgttCATGTAAGCGGTTGTAGGTTTCTGGTaatgaaatgattaaaaaataaatggatagaaatgatgatgatgatgataacaataataataacaataataataataataacaatagcaTTGGTCATTGCACATGTCTAAATGTACgccttttgtatttttattgatCTTTATTTTCCTTTGCTTGTGTTAAAAGTTTATTATAAGCATATACACTACCAGTTTACTTCTCACTACCTGatcatgttcttttttttttaaatattttttaaaaatcattttggCAACAAAAATGTGTAGGTAATCACTGACAGAAAGATTTTTAAAACAAGATGGAGCCAGTGACGAGGGACAGGGGACAAACTCTTGCATTTTTGGATATTGCAATcttatgaacaaaaaaaaaaaaaaacacatcagtaCACCAGAGTATTTGTGACCATGttgttaataaaatgtttattggCTGCAAGGATATGGTGAAGTATTGTTTGTTCTATTATTTCCCTTTTTTGACCAAGTGCTTCCTGGTTTGGATGAAAAGAAGATAAACCTTACATTTAAATTGAAATAAAACTGTGAAAACATGTCTTGGATAAATGAGGTGGTGTGTTTACTTGAGAGAGGTCTGTGTATTAATCTTTCCAACGTGTGATACAGTGAGCTTCCTCTAGTGCCAATAGGCAGCGTGCTTCATATGGTTCTCACATTGTCTAAAGATTTGAAATTCTTgttcatatattttatacatacacacagttacagTCTGACATTCACATACACTCCTCATAGACATGAATGTCAGGGTAATATTGTGCTTTTTCTGGGTTTTCTGGAATTAACATACAAGAGCAAAATTACGTGAACAGCCACTTATGTATCAGTATGTCCTGATGTTGCCATGGTAGCATTTCTGCCCAATAAAATAGGATACATTACTAAACTTTACATTGGGACATGACTGAGTGTCTTCCTGCCTCAAAATCCTGCCCAAGCAGGCAGAATGTCTTATGCATAAGACACATACTTTAACTTGCAAAGGCTTCTTAACTTCcggttagtgatcatgattgactacagatGGTAGCCTCTCTGTGCCCAAATAAAAAGGTTGTTTTTAAAGCACTCTTTAGCTTCACCAACACAGTACAAAGGGAAAGATCAAGGAACTCTCAGTAATTCTGCCAGGGAGGATCATAGATTTACACATCAGGAAGGTCCTACATATGTTATTGGAAGGTAAAGTCAACATTGCTAAACTGTCAGCTGAgaggatggtcaggaacaacccaataACCATCAAGACACAAGTCTGCCATATTTCAGGAACACTAGTCTCAGTGTCATTGTACAGTCGAGAGAGTTTTACATCACCAGTGAAGTTGCTCCACAAATTAGAAGTGCTTGAACAGAGAAACAGCATTCTGGAGGAATGCTTTATGGTCAAATGAGAGaagtgtttggaggagtaaagctgaagcattcaaccccaagaacactggatcagctgttaaacatggtggtggttggAATAATAAAGAAGAAGGACTATTGCAGAACTcttcagcaagtaaacagtcagttcttgaaggtagtgataaaaacaggaaaaatggacttaaggatctgagacacttttaCCAAGGCCAGATTGTGATAGCTAGACCACTGCCAAATACCacaagacaccttcagaggttttgtggaatccatgcctcaaatggtcagatctgttgcaGTGGCACAAGAGGAACCCACTCTATATTAGGCCAGTGGTactactaatgttatggctgataatcactgaattcaggtatTTTATTTAGGATAattgccacaggtgtgtaaaatcaagcacctagccttGCAgcctgcctttccacacattagtgaaagaataggtggatctgaagagctcactgaactccagtgtggttctgtaacAGGAGCCACCAGTGCATAaaaagtcagttggtgaaattactTCTCTCCTAGATATTCAagcatcaactgtgagtggtatcaTTGCAAAGTGGAAGCGTTAAGGAGCCACAGCAAGTCGGCCATCCAGTGTAAAGTtacatgtaaagttacagtaCAGTTACAGTACATGTAAAGTTAAAGGAGCTTCATGGCACGGGTTTCCATGGCTGGGCAGCTGCAAACAACCacttacatcaccaagcacaaCAGCAAGCATTAGATGTAGAGTGAAGAATCATGCTTCTCCATCTGCCAGTCTGGTGCACGAGAACagttacctgcctgactgcccTGTGtcaactgtaaagtttggtagCGGGATAATGCTATTTGCTTGTTTTTCAGAGATTGCCTATAAGCCGCCTAGTCCAAGTGAGATCTTAATTCAGCAGGCCAAGACATTTCACACATCTGTGTGCTTCCAACATTGTGGAAACAGTTTGGGTCCTTTTCTGCCCCAGCATGACTGTGCCCCAGTGCACACAGCAAGGTCTATAAAGGCATGGTTGGGTAGGTTTGGTCTGGAGGAAC
Coding sequences within it:
- the evlb gene encoding enah/Vasp-like b isoform X2; translated protein: MSEQSICQARASVMVYDDTSKKWVPIKPGQQGFSRINIYHNTANNTFRVVGVKLQDQQVVINYSIVKGLKYNQATPTFHQWRDARQVYGLNFASKEEATTFSNAMLFALNVLSTQDGGPAVQRQVQNGPTTDELEAQRRQMEMQQQQQQQQQQQQMQAHIERERRSSNSGSPFQGHPAVLSVAPPNVAPPPMSMGGPCPPPPPPPAPPGPPGPPGPPPPSAGAPPPPPPPLPVVGGGYGGHGMHHEEAQAPTGLAAMIAGAKLRRVQRPEDSSASGAKNDANRSSGGSGGLMEEMNALLARRRKAASQSEDKKDGDSQNDDPNSSSPMSRGQNASDGAKKPWDRANSAERSSLVSRVRPVGSGSDTDALDFDRMKQEILEEVVRELHKVKDEIIDAIRHELSRISTT
- the evlb gene encoding enah/Vasp-like b isoform X1, whose translation is MDINLQSHRFYFPQIYCDAGAQVTEYKISEQSICQARASVMVYDDTSKKWVPIKPGQQGFSRINIYHNTANNTFRVVGVKLQDQQVVINYSIVKGLKYNQATPTFHQWRDARQVYGLNFASKEEATTFSNAMLFALNVLSTQDGGPAVQRQVQNGPTTDELEAQRRQMEMQQQQQQQQQQQQMQAHIERERRSSNSGSPFQGHPAVLSVAPPNVAPPPMSMGGPCPPPPPPPAPPGPPGPPGPPPPSAGAPPPPPPPLPVVGGGYGGHGMHHEEAQAPTGLAAMIAGAKLRRVQRPEDSSASGAKNDANRSSGGSGGLMEEMNALLARRRKAASQSEDKKDGDSQNDDPNSSSPMSRGQNASDGAKKPWDRANSAERSSLVSRVRPVGSGSDTDALDFDRMKQEILEEVVRELHKVKDEIIDAIRHELSRISTT